A single region of the Pseudomonas granadensis genome encodes:
- the pdxR gene encoding MocR-like pyridoxine biosynthesis transcription factor PdxR yields MPDSAPLSMPFNPAGIELDRRLGLSRQLYQALRLRVLDGRLASGTRLPASRDLAAALGISRNSVVRAYDQLYAEGFIEGRVGDGTYVAQLVPAATPPKKLSTKLSTGFSTGLPTALSTNWLDLPVVSSSKVIHSGSFSRIESNHLPRPPSGPPRAFRVGVPAFDLFPFDVWAKLNAAFWRKPDLEQLCYGDPSGDQRLRAMIAAYLRSSRGMQCSAEQIVITSGAQQGISLCAQLLVEPGDSVAIENPGYRAAGHAFAVAGARLRGIAVDAEGMNCSALSASDDCRVAYVTPSHQYPTGVVMSLARRLELLAWAERRQGWIVEDDYDGEYRYTGAPLAPLAALDRQGRVLYVGTFGKVAFPALRLGYLVLPPALVDGFSQRRAVDVRHSEVSTQAVMAEFMAAGHFQRHIRRMRRAALSRRNTLLDGWPREIEGVGELPAVSAGLHLTVVVDSLERERQLIEQAAGVEVEINGLSGYWLPDSSTPADQRAGLVLGFAAVPEPAIKAALTRLRQAWRV; encoded by the coding sequence ATGCCCGATTCAGCGCCCTTGTCCATGCCGTTCAATCCGGCCGGTATTGAACTTGATCGCCGTCTGGGTCTGAGCCGCCAGCTTTATCAGGCTCTGCGCCTGCGGGTTCTGGATGGACGCCTGGCGAGTGGCACGCGGTTGCCGGCCAGTCGTGATCTGGCGGCGGCGCTGGGCATTTCGCGCAACAGCGTGGTGCGCGCTTACGATCAACTGTATGCCGAAGGGTTTATCGAAGGGCGAGTGGGCGACGGTACTTATGTCGCGCAATTGGTGCCGGCAGCCACGCCGCCGAAAAAACTATCCACAAAACTGTCCACAGGCTTTTCAACAGGCTTACCCACAGCCTTATCCACAAATTGGCTGGATTTGCCTGTGGTTTCATCCAGTAAAGTTATCCACAGCGGCAGTTTTTCGCGCATCGAAAGCAATCATTTACCACGACCGCCGAGCGGCCCGCCACGGGCATTCCGGGTGGGCGTTCCGGCGTTCGATCTGTTTCCTTTTGACGTCTGGGCCAAGCTGAATGCGGCTTTCTGGCGCAAGCCAGACCTGGAGCAGTTGTGCTACGGCGATCCCTCCGGCGATCAGCGTTTGCGCGCAATGATCGCCGCGTACTTGCGCAGCTCACGCGGCATGCAGTGCTCAGCTGAACAAATTGTGATCACCAGTGGTGCACAACAAGGCATTAGCCTTTGTGCACAGTTACTGGTGGAGCCGGGCGACAGTGTTGCGATCGAAAATCCAGGTTACCGCGCCGCCGGGCATGCCTTTGCCGTGGCGGGTGCGCGTTTGCGCGGAATTGCCGTGGACGCCGAGGGCATGAACTGCTCGGCGTTGTCGGCCAGCGACGACTGCCGCGTAGCCTACGTGACGCCGTCGCACCAGTACCCGACCGGCGTGGTGATGAGCCTGGCGCGGCGCCTCGAATTGCTGGCGTGGGCCGAGCGCCGCCAGGGCTGGATCGTCGAGGATGACTACGATGGTGAATACCGTTACACCGGGGCGCCGCTGGCACCGTTGGCAGCACTCGATCGTCAGGGTCGGGTTTTATACGTCGGCACGTTCGGCAAGGTCGCGTTCCCGGCATTGCGTCTCGGTTATCTGGTGTTGCCGCCGGCATTGGTGGATGGCTTCTCGCAACGCCGCGCAGTGGACGTCCGGCACTCCGAAGTCAGCACTCAAGCGGTGATGGCCGAGTTCATGGCCGCCGGGCATTTCCAGCGGCACATCCGGCGCATGCGCCGGGCCGCACTGAGCCGCCGCAATACGCTGCTCGACGGCTGGCCACGTGAAATTGAAGGGGTGGGCGAATTGCCCGCCGTCTCGGCCGGGCTGCATTTGACCGTGGTCGTCGATAGCCTCGAACGCGAGCGGCAACTGATTGAACAGGCCGCCGGCGTCGAGGTGGAAATCAATGGCTTGAGCGGTTACTGGCTCCCGGACTCCAGCACCCCGGCGGATCAGCGCGCCGGGCTGGTGCTGGGTTTCGCCGCAGTGCCGGAACCTGCGATCAAAGCGGCGCTGACCCGCTTGCGGCAGGCGTGGCGGGTGTAA
- a CDS encoding amino acid ABC transporter permease — MTSFQTPPQPPQPVVESRLQRLFGFRTRLYLTWAALFCLFAGFFLSFDLKFSIILDKLPNLVGLHLAPNGFLQGAALTLFLCLCSIVASSLLGFVTALARLSSSAVAFGIASFYTSFFRGTPLLIQILLIYLGLPQLGLVPGAIVAGIIALSLNYGAYLSEIFRAGILGVDHGQREASLALGMRETVIFWRITLPQAMRTIIPPTTNQFISMLKDSSLISVMGVWEVMFLAQSYGRSSYRYIEMLTTAAIIYWLMSIGLELIQAKMERHYGKAYVRRS, encoded by the coding sequence ATGACTTCTTTCCAGACACCGCCACAGCCACCGCAACCGGTGGTTGAATCACGCCTGCAGCGCCTGTTCGGTTTTCGCACACGGCTGTACCTGACATGGGCTGCGCTGTTCTGCCTGTTCGCCGGATTCTTCCTGAGCTTCGATCTGAAGTTCTCGATCATCCTCGACAAGCTGCCCAACCTCGTCGGCTTGCATCTGGCGCCCAACGGCTTTCTGCAAGGCGCGGCGCTGACGCTGTTTCTGTGTTTGTGCTCGATTGTCGCCTCGTCGCTGCTGGGCTTCGTCACGGCACTGGCGCGCCTGTCGAGCAGTGCCGTGGCGTTCGGCATCGCCAGTTTCTACACCTCGTTCTTTCGCGGCACACCGCTGCTGATCCAGATCCTGCTGATCTACCTCGGCCTGCCGCAACTGGGCCTCGTCCCCGGTGCCATTGTCGCGGGCATCATCGCCCTGTCGCTGAACTATGGCGCCTACCTCAGCGAGATCTTTCGCGCCGGCATTCTCGGCGTCGATCACGGCCAACGCGAAGCATCGCTGGCACTGGGTATGCGTGAAACGGTGATCTTCTGGCGCATCACCCTGCCCCAGGCCATGCGCACCATCATTCCGCCGACCACCAACCAATTCATTTCGATGCTCAAGGACTCGTCACTGATCTCGGTGATGGGCGTCTGGGAAGTGATGTTCCTCGCCCAGTCGTACGGCCGCTCGAGCTATCGCTATATCGAAATGCTCACCACCGCGGCGATCATCTATTGGCTGATGTCGATCGGGCTGGAGCTGATTCAGGCGAAGATGGAACGGCATTACGGCAAGGCGTACGTTCGGCGTAGTTGA
- a CDS encoding phage tail tape measure protein, whose protein sequence is MSEIPSPSAVDVVTQLVTGPSLGEVASKTLRPALKKLYPEQDIDPQSSMVVRPTWRLQADQVVPGRHLVESLTDTLVRLALSGTTVTYLDDEHYLTLQPDQLSAVQLPVKISAIGQLLNQLAPLLFIAYKEQHVRYWDDFTYPGQPRWQQMSQALRNLWSSDAAPDRDTVQQAMVAAVYQHPDKAGRLPNDKYKTRACLIDVDQGEGDTQQHLTLLDTAVMIGSDGKRTVIMTHSVIHGFKNFESLEELGESLPRRYWDAAASTDLKWRLVEPQGDFFDYQACALIALEADAVGSINFFQGASLRNSYPHAGTAGNPHAPTPRLKPHMELLRPMLPAWLDNAPAADQTRYSRHLLDLATVQHTNRGKTFQSEVVSLQAFTQDALKKQMLKDHPNAGEVRIDDIQITITSLVVWGTFVLPGNTQTRTLTLIELALQNLAGQPIGNKTVQYKDGSDVPQWMTASYLEQWVSSVDIGKTYPSHLQKVLIDESEQAAALQQLYISQLPIELPLLALQHKIQGKAGITEQGYRYVIAALANTDDERHVGRDEIVIRPLAFIAHRSSTQADTVENMFIIGPREVGKGPCLLYRPLFEMALMQFPSHANLLYQIQHSRDLRESVLAWLPDDVRFNYSQFVFTASLPSVWTIPQLLVNPTAALDMSGAVALAMATIESHVLTTLHERNVKAVITQADRQSVSDAEARWATLKHGGWLLFNAALPFMGRSLGAAAWIWQIMDDLQEISDVANEQSGKTAWAAVADILLALGMVLAHRAAVGDRLPSDPIIEKESDATPSTRLLASKPTQLPDVTDGALPIAHEISVNRYTPLKRSPVALATLLESFQIAKPRGIGPAAGDGPHRHLFPRQKQWFVAVGKRWFEVMLNEHGDVQIIDSRQKAARVGPLLSRTANGEWVVDLRLRLRGGGLDSALQELQKINQMSARKLRAEITAFDKTMDAKRDQRNADHTAFTQALPATSAEARERYLATLEAQSKAYGKNIEQIKALNHKEPVANYRTAMIQRLEMLLFLGQEWLELHSKDFQSCLKSMQTMLADESRFEAQAFVETFEKMTAQTQAIIEKMELAQSRFNELTLLGRDAVEVIRTYRDALPGYDLDDLKLLQISLGQEICVKASDSAQRANAYQSLSTLIEEAALSIQSTLNLTADESLDNLRERTDVLSTAAERFTSIDQRLGDLLIDYPEHLNTERLELVRQRVSEFKTRADTKLVELLRYRHLLEPMPGPSRAATASTSARRIIKTRSRGTLVGERKKSLDGADTGLVEIRTTLTGVIATFEEQSPGVWVEQRTIKPAPPKASPDLRKSIREGQALVDDLAAFHRRVEAQLKRGQRIPVEVEERYHAQAALLRAANAAIDEALTASNLTADLKQPTEALSHKLDEAANSLMEKGTRTRIRMVKQQPPTAAGIQWLKDQREVTIAQTVTRRRLKGKPLSFLDEYEIRDARTQKALCYAHFHYASAQAPVVPFPEGHMKTVGQRFMGGAYEPRNLNNQALINIHRSKISDRSAQALFITPATPAASGSAPL, encoded by the coding sequence ATGTCTGAAATTCCCTCGCCCAGCGCTGTCGATGTCGTCACGCAACTGGTCACCGGCCCGTCGCTGGGAGAAGTCGCCTCGAAAACCTTGCGCCCGGCCTTGAAAAAACTGTACCCGGAGCAGGATATCGACCCGCAGTCGAGCATGGTGGTCAGACCCACATGGCGCCTTCAGGCCGATCAAGTGGTCCCCGGTCGCCATCTCGTTGAGTCGTTGACCGACACACTGGTGCGCCTGGCGCTTTCCGGCACCACCGTGACCTACCTCGACGACGAACATTACCTGACCTTGCAGCCCGACCAGCTGTCCGCCGTTCAGTTACCGGTCAAGATCAGTGCCATCGGCCAGTTACTCAATCAATTGGCACCCTTGTTGTTCATCGCTTACAAAGAGCAGCACGTGCGCTACTGGGACGATTTCACCTACCCCGGCCAGCCACGCTGGCAACAGATGTCGCAAGCCCTGCGCAACCTGTGGAGCAGCGACGCGGCACCTGACCGAGACACCGTTCAGCAGGCGATGGTTGCAGCGGTCTACCAGCATCCCGACAAGGCCGGGCGACTGCCCAACGACAAATACAAGACACGTGCCTGCCTGATCGATGTGGACCAAGGCGAAGGCGATACGCAGCAACATCTGACCTTGCTCGATACCGCGGTAATGATAGGCAGCGATGGCAAGCGCACGGTGATCATGACGCATTCGGTGATTCACGGTTTCAAGAACTTCGAGTCGCTGGAAGAACTCGGCGAGTCCTTGCCACGCCGCTATTGGGACGCCGCCGCGAGCACCGATCTGAAATGGCGACTGGTCGAGCCGCAGGGCGACTTTTTCGATTACCAGGCGTGTGCGCTGATCGCTCTGGAAGCCGACGCCGTGGGCTCGATCAATTTTTTTCAGGGCGCCAGCCTGCGCAATAGCTATCCGCATGCCGGGACAGCGGGTAATCCGCACGCACCGACGCCGCGTTTGAAGCCGCATATGGAGCTACTGCGGCCGATGTTGCCTGCGTGGCTGGACAACGCACCGGCAGCCGATCAAACCCGCTACAGCCGACATTTATTGGACCTGGCCACGGTACAACATACCAACCGCGGCAAAACCTTCCAGAGCGAAGTCGTCAGCTTGCAAGCGTTTACCCAGGATGCGCTGAAAAAACAGATGCTCAAGGACCATCCGAACGCTGGCGAGGTAAGGATTGACGACATTCAAATCACCATCACCAGCCTGGTGGTCTGGGGCACGTTCGTCTTGCCGGGCAATACTCAGACCCGCACGCTGACCCTGATCGAGCTGGCGTTGCAGAACCTGGCGGGACAGCCGATCGGCAACAAGACCGTGCAATACAAGGATGGCAGCGATGTACCGCAGTGGATGACCGCCAGCTATCTGGAACAATGGGTGAGCAGCGTCGACATTGGCAAAACCTACCCCTCGCATCTGCAAAAGGTGCTGATCGACGAAAGCGAACAAGCTGCAGCGCTGCAACAGCTCTACATCAGCCAATTACCCATCGAACTGCCGTTGCTGGCGCTGCAACACAAGATACAAGGCAAGGCCGGCATCACCGAGCAGGGTTATCGCTATGTCATTGCAGCGCTGGCCAACACCGACGATGAACGCCACGTCGGTCGCGATGAAATCGTTATCCGCCCGCTGGCGTTCATTGCCCATCGCTCCAGCACCCAGGCCGACACGGTCGAAAACATGTTCATCATTGGTCCGCGCGAGGTCGGCAAAGGGCCGTGTCTGCTGTATCGGCCACTGTTCGAAATGGCGCTGATGCAATTCCCGTCCCACGCCAACCTGCTTTACCAGATCCAGCATTCTCGCGATTTGCGTGAGTCGGTGCTGGCGTGGTTGCCCGATGATGTGCGCTTCAATTACAGCCAGTTCGTGTTCACCGCCAGCCTGCCTTCGGTATGGACAATCCCCCAACTACTGGTCAACCCCACTGCAGCCCTCGACATGTCCGGCGCCGTCGCATTGGCGATGGCGACTATTGAAAGCCATGTGCTGACGACCCTGCACGAGCGCAACGTCAAGGCAGTGATTACCCAGGCCGATCGTCAATCGGTATCGGATGCCGAGGCGCGCTGGGCAACGCTCAAGCATGGCGGCTGGCTGCTGTTCAACGCCGCATTACCGTTCATGGGCCGCAGCCTCGGTGCAGCCGCATGGATCTGGCAGATCATGGACGATCTGCAAGAAATCAGCGACGTGGCCAATGAGCAATCCGGCAAAACCGCTTGGGCCGCGGTCGCCGACATCCTGCTGGCGCTGGGCATGGTGCTGGCCCATCGCGCAGCGGTCGGCGACCGGCTTCCCAGCGATCCGATCATCGAGAAAGAATCTGACGCCACGCCTTCGACCAGACTGCTCGCCAGCAAACCCACGCAGTTGCCTGACGTTACCGACGGCGCACTGCCCATTGCTCATGAGATTTCGGTGAACCGCTACACACCACTGAAACGCTCGCCGGTCGCCCTCGCGACGCTGCTCGAAAGTTTCCAGATCGCCAAACCCCGAGGCATCGGTCCGGCGGCCGGCGATGGTCCGCACAGGCATCTTTTTCCGCGACAGAAGCAATGGTTTGTCGCCGTAGGCAAGCGCTGGTTCGAAGTCATGCTCAATGAACATGGCGACGTGCAGATTATCGACTCGCGACAGAAAGCCGCGCGTGTCGGGCCGCTCCTCAGCCGCACGGCCAATGGCGAATGGGTGGTGGACCTGCGTTTGCGCCTGCGCGGTGGCGGGCTCGACAGCGCCCTGCAGGAACTGCAGAAAATCAACCAGATGAGTGCGAGGAAATTGAGAGCCGAGATTACTGCTTTCGACAAGACCATGGATGCCAAGCGAGACCAGCGCAACGCCGACCACACTGCATTCACCCAAGCGTTACCGGCGACCAGCGCCGAGGCGCGCGAGCGATATCTGGCGACGCTCGAGGCACAAAGCAAGGCGTATGGCAAAAACATCGAACAGATCAAGGCATTGAATCACAAGGAGCCCGTTGCCAATTACCGCACGGCGATGATCCAGAGGCTGGAGATGCTGTTGTTTCTCGGCCAGGAATGGCTCGAGCTGCATTCGAAGGACTTTCAGTCCTGCTTGAAATCCATGCAGACAATGCTTGCCGACGAGTCCCGCTTCGAAGCTCAGGCGTTCGTCGAGACCTTCGAAAAAATGACCGCACAAACCCAGGCCATCATCGAAAAAATGGAGCTGGCCCAGAGCCGCTTCAATGAGCTGACCCTGCTTGGCAGAGACGCTGTGGAAGTCATCAGGACCTATCGTGACGCACTGCCTGGATATGATCTTGATGACCTCAAGCTGTTGCAGATCAGCCTGGGCCAGGAAATCTGCGTCAAGGCCAGTGATTCGGCGCAGCGCGCCAACGCGTATCAAAGCCTGAGCACGCTGATCGAGGAAGCGGCGCTGAGTATCCAGAGCACGCTGAACCTGACCGCCGACGAGAGTCTCGACAACCTGCGCGAGCGCACCGATGTACTGAGCACGGCTGCCGAACGGTTCACTTCCATCGATCAACGTCTTGGCGATCTGCTCATCGATTATCCCGAGCACCTCAATACCGAGCGCCTGGAGCTGGTGCGTCAGCGCGTCAGCGAGTTCAAGACCCGTGCCGATACAAAACTGGTGGAGCTACTGCGTTACAGACATTTGCTCGAACCGATGCCCGGCCCTTCGCGAGCAGCCACCGCCTCGACATCGGCGCGCCGGATCATCAAGACCCGATCCAGGGGCACGCTGGTCGGCGAACGCAAGAAGAGCCTCGACGGTGCGGATACCGGCCTGGTGGAAATACGCACCACCTTGACCGGGGTCATCGCCACCTTCGAAGAACAATCACCGGGTGTCTGGGTCGAGCAGCGCACCATCAAACCTGCGCCGCCCAAGGCCAGTCCTGATCTGCGCAAAAGTATCCGTGAAGGCCAGGCGCTGGTCGACGACCTGGCCGCTTTTCACCGAAGGGTCGAAGCCCAGCTCAAACGTGGCCAGCGGATTCCGGTCGAGGTCGAGGAGAGATACCACGCGCAAGCTGCCCTGCTGCGCGCTGCCAACGCAGCCATCGACGAAGCCTTGACCGCCAGCAACCTGACCGCCGACCTGAAACAACCGACCGAGGCGCTCAGCCACAAGCTGGACGAGGCCGCCAACAGCCTGATGGAAAAAGGCACCCGCACGCGAATCAGAATGGTCAAGCAACAGCCGCCGACAGCCGCTGGCATCCAATGGCTCAAAGATCAGCGCGAGGTGACGATTGCCCAGACGGTGACGCGCCGTCGGCTCAAGGGCAAGCCTCTGAGTTTTCTCGACGAGTACGAAATCCGCGACGCCCGGACCCAGAAGGCGTTGTGTTACGCGCATTTTCATTACGCCAGCGCGCAGGCGCCCGTCGTGCCGTTTCCCGAGGGCCATATGAAAACCGTCGGGCAACGGTTCATGGGCGGTGCGTATGAGCCGCGCAACCTCAACAATCAGGCGCTGATCAATATCCATCGCAGCAAGATTTCCGACAGGTCTGCGCAGGCGCTGTTTATTACACCCGCCACGCCTGCCGCAAGCGGGTCAGCGCCGCTTTGA
- a CDS encoding FMN-binding negative transcriptional regulator, translating to MYTPRAFAIDDLSQLHELILATRLAILVSHGENGLQASHVPVLLHREQGEYGTLYGHLAKANPQWKDLRGGAEAMLIFAGADAYVSPGFYPSKAEHGKVVPTWNYLAVHAYGHAETFSDGGRLLDIVSTLTDRHEAGRAQPWAVADAPADYIDGMLKAIVGFAIPIERLEGKRKLSQNRSAADIAGVRDGLAASPDVNDQTLARLMR from the coding sequence ATGTACACACCTCGCGCTTTTGCCATCGACGATCTGTCTCAGTTGCATGAATTGATCCTCGCCACCCGCCTCGCCATTCTCGTCAGCCATGGCGAAAACGGCCTTCAGGCTAGCCACGTGCCGGTGCTGCTGCATCGTGAACAAGGCGAATACGGCACGCTGTACGGGCATCTGGCCAAGGCCAACCCGCAGTGGAAAGATCTGCGCGGCGGTGCCGAAGCCATGCTGATCTTTGCCGGCGCCGACGCCTACGTCAGCCCGGGCTTTTACCCGAGCAAGGCCGAACACGGCAAAGTCGTGCCGACCTGGAATTACCTTGCCGTGCACGCCTACGGGCATGCCGAGACCTTCAGCGATGGCGGGCGCTTGCTCGACATCGTCAGCACCCTCACCGACCGCCACGAAGCCGGCCGGGCGCAACCCTGGGCCGTCGCCGACGCACCTGCCGATTACATCGACGGCATGCTCAAGGCCATTGTCGGTTTCGCCATTCCGATCGAGCGTCTCGAGGGCAAACGCAAGCTCAGCCAGAACCGCAGTGCCGCAGACATTGCCGGGGTGCGCGACGGCCTCGCCGCCAGCCCCGACGTCAACGATCAAACCCTCGCCCGCTTGATGCGTTAA
- a CDS encoding GNAT family N-acetyltransferase: MSQIDIRPVSAADHAAWLPLWQAYLRFYNTELADSVTHSTWQRFLEPNEPTHAALAWANGEAVGMVHYIYHRSNWSIENSCYLQDLLVAPETRGSGVGRLLIEHVYATAKADGCGKVHWLTHETNATAIQLYERIAERPGLIQFRKAL; the protein is encoded by the coding sequence ATGAGTCAGATCGACATTCGCCCGGTCAGCGCCGCTGACCATGCCGCGTGGCTGCCGTTGTGGCAGGCGTACCTGCGTTTCTACAACACCGAACTGGCGGACAGCGTGACGCACAGTACCTGGCAGCGCTTTCTGGAGCCGAACGAACCCACCCATGCCGCGCTGGCCTGGGCCAACGGCGAAGCGGTGGGCATGGTGCATTACATCTATCACCGCTCGAACTGGAGCATAGAAAACTCCTGCTACCTGCAGGATTTGCTGGTGGCTCCTGAAACCCGTGGCAGTGGCGTCGGCCGGCTGCTGATCGAACACGTCTACGCCACCGCCAAGGCCGACGGCTGTGGCAAAGTCCATTGGTTGACCCACGAAACCAACGCCACGGCGATCCAGCTCTACGAACGGATCGCCGAACGCCCGGGCCTTATCCAGTTTCGCAAAGCCCTTTAA
- a CDS encoding transporter substrate-binding domain-containing protein, producing the protein MKLQPLLALGLTLLAASTQVFAGATLDRIEQNKELVGVLMESYPPFSFLNDQNQLDGFDVDVAKAVADKLGVKLRLETPSWDVIAAGRWSGRYDICICSMTPSKAAEVFDFPVEYYASPAVIVVNAKDDRIHGAKDLSGKKVGLTSASSYESYLNKNLVIEGAEDTQLQYPFEDVQIAPYDTDNVAFQDLGLGAGVRLDAILTNLVTAQPRLNQDKRFKLAGAALYSEPNSVAIEKGDAQWDAKVREVFAQLKQDGTLSQLSQKWIGADISQ; encoded by the coding sequence GTGAAACTGCAACCATTACTGGCTCTGGGCCTGACCCTGCTCGCCGCTTCGACACAGGTTTTTGCCGGCGCCACGCTGGATCGCATCGAGCAGAACAAAGAACTGGTCGGCGTGCTGATGGAAAGCTACCCACCGTTCTCGTTTCTCAATGATCAGAACCAGCTCGACGGTTTCGACGTCGATGTCGCCAAAGCCGTCGCCGACAAACTGGGCGTGAAACTGCGCCTGGAGACGCCATCCTGGGATGTCATTGCAGCCGGACGCTGGAGCGGGCGTTACGACATCTGCATCTGCTCGATGACACCGAGCAAGGCCGCCGAAGTCTTCGACTTCCCGGTCGAGTACTACGCCTCGCCGGCGGTGATCGTGGTCAATGCCAAGGATGATCGCATTCACGGGGCCAAGGACCTGAGCGGCAAGAAAGTCGGCCTGACCAGCGCCTCCAGTTACGAAAGCTATCTGAACAAGAACCTGGTCATCGAAGGTGCCGAAGACACGCAGCTGCAGTATCCGTTCGAGGATGTGCAGATCGCCCCGTACGACACCGACAACGTCGCGTTTCAGGATCTGGGGCTCGGCGCCGGCGTGCGTCTTGATGCAATCCTCACCAACCTGGTCACCGCGCAGCCACGCCTGAATCAGGACAAACGCTTCAAGCTGGCCGGCGCGGCGTTGTACTCCGAGCCGAATTCGGTGGCCATCGAAAAGGGCGACGCGCAGTGGGACGCGAAAGTCCGTGAAGTGTTTGCGCAACTCAAGCAGGACGGCACCCTGAGCCAGTTGTCGCAAAAATGGATCGGCGCCGATATCAGTCAATGA
- a CDS encoding GNAT family N-acetyltransferase — protein sequence MTASLADWKGVPAPTATLLEGRFIRLEKLDPARHADELYAALEGPGADPKLWDYLPYGPFPERGAFNDWLNNHAANSDPYFFSVVDRATGQVQGILSLMSIVPAQGRIEIGHVTFGAPMQRSPKSTEAVYLLGQYAFELGYRRLEWKCNNGNARSRYAAERLGFSFEGVFRQHMVVKGQNRDTAWYSILDSEWPAIGAGFERWLSEANQTPSGQAKTLAECRT from the coding sequence ATGACCGCTTCACTCGCTGACTGGAAAGGCGTCCCCGCCCCCACCGCCACCCTGCTGGAAGGCCGCTTTATCCGCCTGGAAAAACTCGACCCGGCGCGGCATGCCGATGAGCTGTACGCCGCCCTCGAAGGCCCCGGTGCCGACCCGAAACTCTGGGATTATTTGCCGTACGGCCCATTTCCCGAGCGTGGTGCATTCAATGACTGGCTGAACAATCACGCGGCCAACAGCGACCCGTATTTTTTCAGCGTTGTCGATCGGGCAACCGGTCAGGTGCAGGGCATTCTCAGCCTGATGTCGATTGTTCCGGCGCAGGGCCGCATCGAAATCGGTCACGTCACGTTCGGTGCGCCAATGCAGCGCTCGCCGAAAAGCACCGAGGCGGTGTATCTGCTGGGCCAATATGCCTTTGAGCTCGGTTATCGCCGTCTCGAATGGAAATGCAACAACGGCAACGCCCGCTCCAGATACGCAGCCGAGCGTTTGGGGTTCAGCTTCGAAGGGGTGTTCCGTCAGCACATGGTGGTCAAAGGCCAGAACCGCGACACCGCGTGGTATTCGATTCTCGATTCGGAGTGGCCGGCGATTGGCGCAGGCTTCGAGCGCTGGCTTTCAGAGGCGAACCAGACACCCTCGGGGCAAGCGAAAACCCTGGCCGAGTGCCGAACTTAA
- a CDS encoding homocysteine S-methyltransferase family protein produces MGAASTVILDGGMGRELQRAGAPFRQPEWSALALSEAPQAVEAVHAAYIASGANVITTNSYAVVPFHIGEARFAAEGQALAALAGELAQRAVEASGQSVRVAGSLPPLFGSYRPDLFEASRVSELLAPLVQGLAPHVDLWLAETQSSTVEARAIHAGLPKDGKAFWLSFTLKDEDTDEVPRLRSGEPVADAAAVAAELGVETLLFNCSQPEVIGAAIDAVRATFERLGASIHIGAYANAFPPQPKEATANDGLDPLREDLDPPGYLQWARDWQQRGASHLGGCCGIGPEHIAVLAQQLRR; encoded by the coding sequence ATGGGCGCAGCAAGCACAGTAATTCTCGATGGCGGCATGGGCCGTGAGTTGCAGCGCGCCGGGGCGCCGTTTCGTCAGCCAGAGTGGTCGGCGCTGGCGTTGAGCGAAGCACCGCAGGCGGTCGAGGCGGTGCATGCCGCGTACATCGCCAGTGGCGCCAACGTGATCACCACCAACAGCTACGCCGTGGTGCCGTTCCATATCGGCGAAGCACGCTTCGCCGCTGAAGGCCAGGCGCTGGCGGCATTGGCCGGCGAACTGGCGCAACGCGCGGTAGAAGCCTCGGGTCAGTCCGTGCGCGTGGCGGGTTCATTGCCGCCGCTGTTTGGCTCCTATCGCCCGGATCTGTTCGAGGCCTCGCGAGTCAGCGAGTTGCTGGCGCCATTGGTTCAGGGACTGGCGCCGCACGTGGATCTGTGGCTGGCGGAAACCCAGAGCTCGACCGTCGAAGCCCGAGCCATCCACGCCGGATTGCCGAAGGATGGCAAGGCATTCTGGCTGTCGTTTACCTTGAAAGATGAAGACACCGATGAGGTGCCGCGCCTGCGTTCCGGTGAGCCGGTCGCTGACGCGGCGGCGGTGGCGGCTGAACTGGGTGTGGAGACGCTGCTGTTCAATTGCAGTCAGCCGGAAGTCATCGGCGCAGCGATTGACGCGGTGCGCGCGACCTTCGAGCGTCTCGGGGCGAGCATCCATATCGGCGCCTACGCCAATGCGTTTCCGCCGCAGCCCAAGGAAGCCACGGCCAACGACGGCCTCGATCCGTTACGCGAAGACCTCGACCCGCCGGGATACTTGCAGTGGGCGCGGGATTGGCAGCAGCGCGGCGCCAGTCATTTGGGCGGTTGCTGCGGCATTGGCCCGGAGCACATCGCGGTGCTGGCGCAGCAACTGCGTCGTTGA
- a CDS encoding helix-turn-helix domain-containing protein — protein MSLSVAERTALIESIQQALAQGTLDIGEAVRRLRVEVTGLHQTQFARMCKISVRTLVHIEHGEGNQTLKSLNAVFRPFGMKMGVVRIHRDNS, from the coding sequence ATGAGCCTGTCTGTGGCTGAGCGCACGGCGCTCATCGAAAGCATCCAGCAAGCCCTGGCCCAAGGCACGCTGGACATCGGCGAAGCCGTGCGTCGACTACGGGTGGAAGTGACCGGTTTGCATCAGACCCAGTTCGCGCGGATGTGCAAGATCTCGGTGCGGACGCTGGTGCATATCGAACATGGCGAAGGCAATCAGACGCTCAAATCGTTGAATGCCGTGTTTCGTCCGTTTGGTATGAAGATGGGCGTGGTGCGGATTCACCGGGATAACAGCTGA